From the Nitrobacter hamburgensis X14 genome, one window contains:
- a CDS encoding M16 family metallopeptidase: MRCTRTGAARRLLAALCFALTSLVANPSFAATKIQHLVTPGGIEAWFVQDATVPLVAMEYAFAGGAAQDPADKPGVGYMVASLLDEGAADLDSRTFHERLDRRAIELSFTIQRDRLRGSLRMLKEHSDEAFGLLRLALTAPRFDSSDVERIRSQIMSGLRRNSTNPNALAGRNFLKLAFGDHPYGRPSHGTLESIPTIKTDDLRTYVRHVLARDKLKIAVVGDIEPAALAKLLDQTFGGLPAKGDLTPVADVVAAKPPQRALVPLDVPQTVVMFGGPGIKRHDPDFMAAYIDNHILGGGSLSSRLYREVREKRGLAYSVSESLLWMDHSALFAGTTGTRADRVGESIDAINSEIRRFAESGPTQKELDEAKSYLKGSQMLELDTSSKLATGLLQYQTDDLPIDYIEKRNSIVDAVTLDQARQIAKRLWGQGLLTVIVGRTPQAAAQPAAAQPAATQPAAPQPAAH; encoded by the coding sequence GTGAGATGCACCCGGACCGGCGCGGCGCGCCGCCTGCTCGCCGCCTTATGCTTCGCATTGACCTCCCTCGTCGCGAATCCGTCGTTCGCGGCGACAAAAATCCAGCATCTGGTGACGCCGGGAGGGATCGAGGCTTGGTTCGTTCAGGATGCGACCGTTCCGCTGGTGGCGATGGAATATGCGTTTGCGGGCGGCGCGGCACAGGACCCGGCCGACAAGCCGGGCGTCGGCTACATGGTCGCGAGCCTGCTCGACGAAGGCGCCGCCGATCTCGACTCCAGGACCTTCCATGAACGGCTCGACCGCCGCGCCATCGAGCTGAGCTTTACGATCCAACGCGACCGGCTCCGCGGCTCGCTGCGGATGCTCAAGGAGCACAGCGACGAAGCGTTCGGCCTGCTGCGGCTCGCCCTGACTGCGCCGCGCTTCGACAGCAGCGACGTCGAGCGCATCCGTTCGCAGATCATGTCGGGGCTGCGTCGTAACTCGACCAATCCCAACGCACTCGCCGGCCGCAATTTCCTCAAGCTCGCATTCGGCGATCATCCCTACGGCCGCCCGTCGCACGGTACGCTCGAAAGCATCCCGACGATCAAGACCGACGACCTCAGGACTTACGTGCGCCACGTGCTGGCGAGGGACAAGCTGAAGATCGCGGTCGTGGGCGACATCGAGCCGGCGGCTCTCGCAAAACTGCTGGATCAGACTTTTGGGGGCCTGCCCGCGAAGGGCGACCTCACACCCGTTGCCGACGTCGTCGCCGCGAAGCCGCCGCAACGCGCGTTGGTTCCGCTCGACGTGCCACAAACCGTGGTCATGTTCGGCGGCCCCGGCATCAAGCGTCACGATCCGGATTTCATGGCGGCCTACATCGACAACCACATTCTCGGCGGCGGCTCGCTGTCGTCGCGGCTCTATCGGGAGGTTCGCGAAAAGCGCGGCCTCGCCTATTCCGTCTCGGAATCGCTGTTGTGGATGGATCACTCGGCGCTGTTTGCCGGCACCACCGGAACCCGCGCCGACCGCGTCGGCGAGAGCATCGACGCCATCAACAGCGAAATCCGGCGCTTTGCCGAAAGCGGGCCGACCCAGAAGGAGCTAGACGAAGCCAAATCCTACCTGAAGGGGTCGCAGATGCTGGAGCTGGACACCTCCTCGAAGCTCGCCACCGGCCTGTTGCAGTATCAGACGGACGATCTGCCCATCGACTACATCGAGAAACGCAATTCCATTGTCGATGCCGTCACCCTCGACCAGGCCAGGCAGATCGCGAAGCGGCTGTGGGGACAGGGGCTTCTGACCGTGATCGTTGGACGCACGCCACAGGCGGCAGCGCAACCAGCGGCGGCCCAACCAGCGGCAACCCAGCCGGCGGCGCCTCAACCTGCCGCGCACTGA
- the arfB gene encoding alternative ribosome rescue aminoacyl-tRNA hydrolase ArfB — protein sequence MVRITRDIVIDENDIEISFIRASGPGGQNVNKLSTAAQLRFDTRRLTLAPDVAVRLARLAGQRLTKDGVIVIHAQRFRTQERNRADATDRLIELLREAAIRPTPRRATKPTFGSKQRRLESKKRRADVKARRGSAGFED from the coding sequence ATGGTGCGGATCACTCGCGATATCGTGATCGACGAAAACGACATCGAGATCAGTTTCATTCGCGCCTCCGGACCGGGCGGCCAGAACGTCAACAAGCTCTCGACCGCCGCGCAATTGCGCTTCGACACCCGCCGCCTGACGCTCGCCCCTGACGTTGCGGTGCGGCTGGCCCGGCTCGCCGGTCAGCGCCTGACCAAGGACGGCGTGATCGTGATCCATGCCCAGCGCTTCCGCACCCAGGAGCGCAACCGCGCCGACGCCACCGACCGCCTGATCGAACTGCTGCGCGAGGCCGCGATCCGGCCGACGCCACGCCGCGCGACGAAACCAACGTTCGGCTCGAAACAGCGCCGCCTCGAGAGCAAGAAGCGCCGCGCCGACGTCAAGGCAAGACGCGGATCGGCCGGATTCGAGGACTAG
- a CDS encoding M16 family metallopeptidase, translating into MTAVRRLTVRALAALALCLALLFAFPEAEAQTVTSQPPATFTLANGLAVVIIPDHRTPVVTQMIWYKVGSADETPGKSGLAHFLEHLMFKGTAKHPAGEFSQTVLRVGGEENAFTNFDYTGYYQRVPRDQLATMMAFEADRMTGLVLKDENVLPERDVVLEEYNMRVANNPDARLTEQIMAALYLNHPYGRPVIGWHHEIEKLTREDALAFYKRFYAPNNATLVIAGDVDAQTIRPEIEKTFGQVPPQPAIPATRIRPQEPLPVASRTVTLADARVEQPMLRRYYLVPSATTAAAGESAALDVLAQLMGDGSNAYLYRVLVVDKPLAVSTNATYQGTAVDPSQFSIAVAPKPGVGFPEIEQAIDAVIANLAKNPIPAEDLERVKTQLIAQAIYAQDSQTTLARWYGAGMTVGLSVDEIRSWPDRIRAVTAAQVREAAQKWLVKTRSVTGYLIKDTTPKPEEKRS; encoded by the coding sequence ATGACGGCAGTGCGACGATTGACCGTCCGCGCCCTCGCGGCGCTGGCCCTGTGCCTTGCGCTCCTGTTTGCCTTCCCCGAAGCTGAGGCGCAGACCGTCACCTCTCAGCCTCCCGCCACGTTTACCCTGGCCAACGGCCTCGCGGTCGTGATCATTCCCGATCACCGGACGCCGGTGGTCACGCAGATGATCTGGTACAAGGTCGGCTCGGCGGACGAAACGCCCGGCAAATCCGGGCTCGCGCATTTCCTTGAGCATCTGATGTTCAAGGGCACCGCCAAGCATCCGGCCGGCGAGTTTTCCCAGACCGTGCTGCGTGTCGGCGGCGAGGAGAATGCCTTCACCAACTTCGACTACACCGGCTACTACCAGCGCGTACCGCGCGATCAACTCGCGACGATGATGGCGTTCGAGGCCGACCGCATGACCGGCCTGGTGCTGAAGGACGAAAACGTGCTGCCCGAGCGCGACGTGGTGCTCGAGGAATACAACATGCGCGTCGCCAACAATCCCGACGCGCGGCTGACCGAACAGATCATGGCCGCGCTGTATCTCAACCATCCCTATGGCCGCCCGGTGATCGGCTGGCACCATGAGATCGAGAAGCTCACCCGCGAGGACGCGCTTGCCTTCTACAAACGGTTTTATGCGCCGAACAATGCAACGCTGGTGATCGCAGGCGACGTCGACGCGCAAACAATTCGCCCCGAGATCGAAAAGACCTTCGGCCAGGTGCCGCCGCAGCCCGCCATTCCGGCCACCCGCATCCGTCCGCAGGAACCGCTGCCGGTCGCGTCGCGGACGGTCACGCTCGCGGACGCTCGCGTCGAGCAGCCGATGCTGCGGCGCTATTATCTCGTCCCCTCCGCAACCACTGCCGCCGCCGGCGAAAGCGCCGCGCTGGATGTGCTTGCGCAATTGATGGGCGACGGCAGCAACGCCTATCTCTATCGCGTGCTGGTCGTCGACAAGCCGCTCGCCGTCAGCACCAACGCAACCTATCAAGGCACCGCGGTCGATCCGAGCCAGTTTTCGATCGCGGTGGCGCCGAAGCCGGGCGTCGGTTTCCCCGAGATCGAGCAGGCCATCGACGCCGTGATCGCAAATCTCGCCAAAAACCCGATCCCCGCGGAAGACCTCGAGCGCGTGAAGACGCAGTTGATCGCGCAGGCGATCTACGCCCAGGATAGCCAGACGACGCTGGCGCGCTGGTACGGCGCGGGCATGACGGTCGGATTGAGCGTCGACGAGATCAGAAGCTGGCCGGACCGCATCCGCGCAGTGACCGCCGCGCAGGTTCGCGAGGCCGCGCAAAAGTGGCTGGTCAAGACGCGGTCGGTCACGGGATACCTGATCAAGGACACCACGCCGAAGCCTGAGGAGAAGCGGTCGTGA